The window AAGCGCTTAAACGATCCGGTTAAGTTCCGGGGATGGTTAAGTCGCATTGCGACAAACTTGTTTTACGACGAATTACGCAAGCGCAAACGGGTGCGCGATCCACTCTCTTTAGATGCCCCCCGGCTGCTAGAGGACGGCGAGATGGATTGGGAAATTGCAGCCGACAGCCCCGGACCCGAAGAAAATCTCACAACTAGAGAATTTTACGATCAGCTGCGAGAAGCAATTGCTGACTTGCCAGAAGTTTTTCGTACTACAATAGTTCTCAGAGAGATTGAAGGAATGGCTTACGAGGAAATCGCCGAGATTACAGGCGTATCCTTGGGAACCGTAAAGTCACGAATCGCTAGAGCGCGTCAGCGCCTGCAATTACAATTACAAAACTATCTGGACGGTAAGTAGGAAGGTTAGGTCTTAAGCGCCTAGTTTAATCGTTCCTTTGATAG of the Microcoleus sp. FACHB-68 genome contains:
- a CDS encoding sigma-70 family RNA polymerase sigma factor, translated to MSHSIPLSWSTGEPTVLQVPVPPEKLSNYDLVLRCQDGLHPDRAAFAELLRRHQSHVERVLYHLAPDWQDRADLAQEVWIRVYRNVKRLNDPVKFRGWLSRIATNLFYDELRKRKRVRDPLSLDAPRLLEDGEMDWEIAADSPGPEENLTTREFYDQLREAIADLPEVFRTTIVLREIEGMAYEEIAEITGVSLGTVKSRIARARQRLQLQLQNYLDGK